The proteins below come from a single Chryseobacterium bernardetii genomic window:
- a CDS encoding sulfite exporter TauE/SafE family protein — translation MSEIIILFLGAISAGLLGSLTGLGGGVIIIPLLTLGFGVPMHYAIGASLISVIGTSSGAAVAFVKEGFTNMRVGMFLEIATTAGAIVGALVSGMLNPNTIGIIFASILLLTVALNLKGKPDHQEPLIQGSLEEKLKLYGTFPDKGILKSYSARNTVPGFLMMMFAGAMSGLLGIGSGALKVLAMDNMMKLPFKVSTTTSNFMIGVTAVASALIYFQRGEIIPVIAAPVLIGVVIGSFIGSKTLMVSKTKKLKVFFAIVITILSVYMMYNGINKSFR, via the coding sequence ATGTCAGAAATCATCATACTCTTCCTTGGTGCCATTTCAGCGGGCCTTTTGGGTTCACTTACAGGGCTGGGAGGAGGAGTCATCATTATTCCTTTATTAACGCTGGGATTCGGTGTTCCAATGCACTATGCCATCGGCGCTTCTCTTATTTCCGTAATCGGTACCTCTTCAGGCGCTGCGGTAGCTTTCGTAAAAGAAGGTTTTACCAATATGAGAGTCGGAATGTTTCTCGAAATAGCTACCACAGCAGGAGCCATTGTAGGAGCTTTGGTTTCAGGTATGCTTAACCCCAATACCATTGGAATTATTTTCGCAAGTATCCTTCTTTTGACGGTTGCTTTAAACCTAAAAGGAAAACCTGATCATCAGGAACCTCTGATTCAAGGAAGTCTGGAAGAAAAACTTAAACTTTACGGCACTTTCCCGGATAAAGGAATATTAAAAAGCTATTCTGCAAGAAATACAGTACCGGGATTTTTAATGATGATGTTCGCCGGTGCAATGTCCGGACTTTTAGGAATTGGTTCAGGAGCACTGAAAGTACTGGCAATGGATAATATGATGAAACTGCCATTCAAAGTTTCTACAACTACCAGTAATTTTATGATTGGAGTAACAGCGGTTGCCAGTGCACTGATCTATTTCCAGAGAGGTGAAATTATTCCGGTAATTGCAGCTCCTGTACTGATTGGAGTGGTAATTGGAAGTTTTATTGGTTCTAAAACCCTGATGGTATCCAAAACCAAAAAGCTAAAGGTATTTTTTGCCATTGTGATTACAATTCTGTCTGTATATATGATGTATAACGGTATCAATAAAAGCTTCAGATAA
- a CDS encoding diphosphomevalonate/mevalonate 3,5-bisphosphate decarboxylase family protein, whose translation MTTQFIGKGNFIIHTQTVSESCPSNIALIKYWGKYDNQIPANPSISYTLNHCKTNTTMDFLADEPFSVQTFLSNNEEVKFAEKIEKYFKNIEQYLPWILKGKYIIRTENTFPHSSGIASSASGFGAIAKCLMALDESFTGKTSEEESLQKASFLARLGSGSACRSLYNGLIVWGETEEVKGSSDLFAVAYPESEIHEIFKNFNDWVLLIHEGQKSVSSTVGHGLMKSNPYAERRFQEAKENFVPMKEILKNGDMERFIKLVEHEALTLHAMMMMSDPAFILMKTGTLEVINKIWDFRRETGLPLFFTLDAGANVHLLFPSGTSEEQIKTFIEAELLQHTQKNGVVKDVMRF comes from the coding sequence ATGACAACACAATTTATAGGAAAAGGAAATTTCATTATTCATACACAAACGGTTTCAGAGAGCTGTCCGTCTAATATTGCCTTGATTAAATATTGGGGGAAATATGACAATCAGATTCCGGCTAACCCAAGTATCAGTTATACTTTAAACCATTGTAAAACCAATACTACCATGGATTTTTTGGCTGACGAGCCTTTTTCCGTACAGACATTTTTGTCAAACAATGAAGAGGTGAAATTCGCTGAAAAAATTGAAAAATACTTCAAAAATATTGAACAGTACCTTCCATGGATCTTAAAGGGTAAATATATTATCAGAACAGAGAATACCTTCCCTCACAGTTCCGGAATTGCAAGCTCTGCTTCGGGATTCGGAGCTATTGCCAAATGCCTGATGGCTCTGGATGAGTCATTTACAGGAAAAACCTCTGAAGAGGAATCTTTGCAAAAAGCTTCTTTTTTAGCCAGATTAGGAAGTGGAAGTGCATGCAGAAGCCTTTACAACGGGCTGATTGTATGGGGAGAAACGGAAGAAGTGAAAGGAAGTTCTGATCTGTTTGCAGTAGCCTATCCTGAGAGTGAGATTCATGAAATATTCAAAAACTTTAACGATTGGGTTCTCTTGATTCATGAAGGACAGAAAAGCGTTTCTTCAACGGTAGGCCACGGCTTAATGAAGTCTAATCCGTATGCAGAAAGAAGATTTCAGGAGGCAAAGGAAAACTTTGTTCCGATGAAAGAAATCCTTAAAAATGGAGATATGGAACGTTTCATCAAGTTGGTAGAGCATGAAGCTCTTACACTTCATGCTATGATGATGATGAGCGATCCTGCATTTATCCTGATGAAAACAGGAACATTAGAAGTGATCAATAAAATCTGGGATTTCAGGAGAGAAACAGGACTTCCTCTATTCTTTACCCTGGATGCCGGTGCCAATGTACACCTTTTATTCCCAAGCGGCACTTCAGAAGAACAGATCAAAACATTTATAGAAGCAGAATTACTGCAACATACTCAGAAAAATGGAGTAGTGAAGGATGTGATGAGGTTTTAA
- the gloA2 gene encoding SMU1112c/YaeR family gloxylase I-like metalloprotein, with protein MKIHHIAIICSDYQISKKFYTETLGLQIVREVYREERKSYKLDLAIGDHYVIELFSFPDPPARPSRPEACGLRHLAFSVENVTEKRNELIRKGLDCEEIRIDEFTGKEFFFTQDPDYLPLEFYEM; from the coding sequence ATGAAAATCCATCATATAGCCATTATCTGTTCAGATTATCAGATATCAAAGAAATTCTATACAGAAACTTTAGGTTTACAGATCGTTCGTGAAGTTTACCGTGAAGAAAGGAAATCTTATAAACTTGATCTGGCTATAGGAGATCATTATGTGATTGAATTATTTTCCTTTCCTGATCCGCCTGCGCGCCCATCGCGTCCCGAAGCCTGCGGATTAAGGCATCTTGCTTTTTCAGTAGAAAATGTAACGGAAAAACGAAACGAATTAATAAGGAAAGGTCTGGATTGTGAGGAGATCCGTATAGATGAATTCACAGGGAAAGAATTTTTCTTTACCCAAGATCCGGATTATTTGCCATTGGAGTTTTATGAAATGTAA
- a CDS encoding MvdD family ATP-grasp ribosomal peptide maturase, translating to MNKILIITHTADNFSIEKVTEYIKENNCEVIRFDVDLYPLQNKLSTVFQDGKWITLLETSEKKYRLEDISAVWYRRAYNIGKGLKDEIDAKFLGAAMGEIRNTLFGFFESVDVYSLGKPSVYRRLDSKEEQLKIAHKIGLLIPETCLTNSPAEAKQFILKHKNVVAKMQTGFAIYEDGVESVVFTNVVSEDKLEELDSLLYCPMQFQKMIQKKKELRVTIVGRDVYAFEVDSQQFEDAKVDWRKDGVNLLDKWTQTQLPPDVEEKLLELLDVYHVDYGAIDIIVSPEDEYYFIEINAAGEFFWLDKLTEGNLISRSIADVLCDKAPRRDNVVMV from the coding sequence ATGAATAAAATTTTAATTATAACACATACTGCAGATAATTTTTCCATTGAAAAAGTAACGGAATATATTAAAGAGAATAATTGTGAGGTCATTCGTTTTGATGTTGACCTGTATCCTTTACAAAATAAACTGTCGACTGTTTTCCAGGATGGGAAATGGATCACATTGCTTGAAACATCAGAGAAAAAATACCGGTTGGAAGATATTTCAGCAGTCTGGTATCGACGGGCTTACAATATCGGGAAAGGGTTGAAGGATGAAATAGATGCCAAATTCCTGGGTGCCGCTATGGGGGAGATCCGTAATACTTTATTTGGTTTCTTTGAATCTGTTGATGTGTATTCATTAGGCAAACCAAGTGTGTACAGAAGACTCGACAGTAAGGAAGAACAGCTCAAAATAGCTCATAAAATAGGGCTTTTAATACCGGAAACCTGCCTCACCAATAGCCCTGCAGAAGCAAAACAGTTTATCCTTAAACACAAGAATGTGGTCGCTAAAATGCAAACCGGTTTTGCAATTTATGAAGATGGTGTAGAAAGCGTGGTCTTTACCAATGTGGTGAGTGAAGACAAACTTGAAGAGCTGGATTCACTGCTGTATTGCCCAATGCAGTTTCAGAAAATGATTCAAAAGAAAAAAGAACTGCGGGTGACGATTGTGGGAAGAGATGTGTATGCTTTTGAAGTAGATTCCCAACAGTTTGAAGACGCTAAAGTAGACTGGCGAAAAGATGGGGTTAATCTGTTAGATAAATGGACGCAGACACAATTACCGCCAGATGTTGAAGAAAAACTTCTGGAACTTCTGGATGTTTATCATGTAGACTATGGCGCGATAGATATTATTGTTTCTCCTGAAGATGAATATTATTTTATCGAAATCAATGCAGCCGGAGAGTTCTTCTGGCTGGATAAACTTACGGAAGGAAACCTTATCTCCAGAAGTATTGCAGATGTGCTTTGTGATAAAGCTCCTAGAAGAGATAATGTGGTAATGGTATAA
- a CDS encoding SH3 domain-containing protein — protein MKTKKIFLLAAALSVQLSFAQFAKVIDKDGYVNIRENADANSLVVGKINSDDIVYIFESDPAHKNWANVSNGYVHNSRLKYIESYQTILPTLRDANKAIFKSGNIKVSIVSGKFNFKENEKDFTSTLSGDYYKNQQVWGIDGTIPKTHYLSITAQIGDKTIQIPEKEIENLFNINNKSTTCHYDRINDILYISILNSEGAGAYAGLFIIEKGEYKNRILEIPF, from the coding sequence TTGAAAACAAAAAAGATATTTCTTTTAGCGGCAGCTTTAAGTGTACAGCTATCATTTGCCCAGTTTGCAAAAGTTATAGATAAAGACGGCTATGTGAATATAAGGGAAAATGCAGATGCAAACAGTTTGGTAGTTGGAAAGATCAACTCGGATGATATTGTCTATATATTTGAATCTGATCCTGCTCATAAGAACTGGGCCAATGTAAGCAATGGATATGTTCATAATTCGAGACTAAAATATATTGAATCTTATCAAACCATTCTACCCACTTTACGTGACGCCAACAAAGCTATTTTTAAATCCGGAAATATCAAAGTAAGTATTGTCTCCGGAAAATTCAATTTTAAGGAAAATGAAAAAGATTTCACCTCAACTTTAAGCGGAGATTATTACAAAAATCAGCAGGTTTGGGGAATAGACGGAACCATTCCTAAGACTCATTACCTTTCCATTACAGCCCAAATTGGAGATAAGACCATTCAAATTCCTGAAAAAGAAATTGAAAACCTGTTCAATATCAATAATAAGTCTACCACATGTCATTATGACCGTATCAATGATATCTTATACATTTCAATACTGAATTCTGAGGGTGCCGGTGCCTATGCCGGACTTTTTATCATTGAAAAAGGGGAATATAAAAACAGGATTTTAGAAATTCCTTTTTAA
- a CDS encoding DUF1634 domain-containing protein — MKKNFTDIDLNRSVGNLLRLGVILSVATSLIGFIKLFTEGFEMPSKYTSLVVATSSEKIWSHFWNSLCKGEGMAIIQLGILILILTPLMRIIFALIGYLKEKDYIYVFISSIVLAIMAVSFFAGYAH, encoded by the coding sequence ATGAAAAAGAATTTTACAGATATAGATCTGAACCGCTCTGTAGGAAATCTCCTGAGACTGGGTGTAATTCTCTCTGTAGCTACTTCCCTGATCGGATTCATCAAACTGTTTACTGAAGGTTTTGAGATGCCCAGCAAATATACCAGCCTTGTTGTGGCAACTTCTTCTGAAAAAATATGGAGCCACTTCTGGAATTCCCTTTGTAAGGGAGAAGGAATGGCCATTATTCAGCTGGGAATCCTGATACTGATCCTAACTCCTCTGATGAGAATTATCTTTGCTTTAATAGGTTATTTAAAAGAAAAGGACTACATATATGTATTTATTTCCTCCATTGTTTTAGCAATTATGGCAGTGAGTTTCTTTGCAGGGTATGCCCACTGA
- a CDS encoding endonuclease/exonuclease/phosphatase family protein: MLIVYMILTILLLVLTILPKIQHSHWIFRVPEFAKIQVTYLIFFTFLLGFIIAPAEYFWYYQGFLLALFVYHSQTLIRYTRLYPVKKHKHRNNSSGRLHFVSANVYQFNKEYGRFSKLIEKYEPDFFMTMESNSDWEKAMRKLEKKYPYQHKVTLENTYGMHFYSQIEIKEARTHYFVADDIPSIEIHMETTDGFSFVFFGVHPPPPSPTEEETSKERDGDLLSTAKRVKDIKEPVIVVGDFNNVAWSRSSVLFRKMSHLIDPRVGHSFVSTFHARYRFLRFPIDLMFHSEDIFIKQLKTLENFGSDHLPVYCEFFIDHHNGEQAELIETATSEEKAEAEIMIEEGKQEDGNRETVVTED; this comes from the coding sequence ATGTTGATTGTTTATATGATTCTGACCATACTTTTACTGGTCTTAACTATACTACCTAAAATTCAGCATTCTCACTGGATATTCCGGGTTCCTGAATTTGCTAAAATACAGGTTACTTATCTCATATTTTTCACTTTTCTGTTAGGATTTATAATTGCTCCTGCAGAATATTTCTGGTATTATCAGGGATTTCTGCTGGCTTTATTTGTTTATCACAGCCAAACCCTTATCAGATATACGCGCCTTTATCCTGTAAAAAAACATAAACACCGCAACAACTCTTCTGGAAGACTCCATTTTGTGTCGGCCAATGTTTACCAGTTCAATAAGGAATATGGAAGGTTTTCTAAGCTTATTGAAAAATATGAACCTGATTTTTTCATGACGATGGAAAGCAACAGCGATTGGGAAAAAGCCATGAGAAAACTGGAAAAGAAATATCCGTACCAGCACAAAGTAACCCTTGAAAACACTTACGGAATGCACTTTTATTCCCAAATTGAGATTAAGGAGGCAAGAACGCATTATTTTGTAGCAGACGATATTCCGAGCATTGAAATCCATATGGAAACAACAGATGGCTTTTCCTTTGTTTTCTTTGGTGTTCATCCGCCACCGCCAAGCCCTACAGAGGAAGAAACCTCCAAGGAAAGAGATGGTGATCTTCTAAGTACTGCCAAGCGGGTAAAAGATATCAAAGAACCGGTTATTGTAGTGGGAGACTTCAATAATGTAGCCTGGTCAAGGTCTTCTGTACTTTTCAGAAAGATGAGTCATCTTATAGATCCGAGAGTGGGGCATTCTTTTGTTTCTACTTTCCATGCCAGGTACCGCTTTTTGAGGTTTCCGATTGATCTGATGTTTCACAGCGAAGACATTTTTATCAAACAACTGAAGACATTGGAAAATTTTGGTTCAGATCATCTTCCGGTATACTGTGAATTTTTCATAGACCATCACAACGGTGAGCAGGCAGAGCTTATAGAAACAGCTACTTCAGAAGAAAAGGCAGAAGCAGAAATCATGATAGAAGAAGGTAAACAGGAAGACGGCAACCGGGAAACGGTTGTTACTGAAGATTAA
- a CDS encoding NAD-dependent epimerase/dehydratase family protein → MVFVTGATGILGRIIVLELLKRGKSVRASKRPGSNLNEVRHSYSFYTENPDDFFNKIEWVNVDFDDIDSLKDALKGVDEVYHCAAKVSFHPKDEKEMYHTNIKGTENLLYACEDSSVRKFLHVSSVAVLDNYNEKGELDEGSDFNPKLEHSAYAISKHLSEMEVWRASAEGMNVVIINPGMIVGSGNWTQSSGELFSTFEDNSFTFAGGSAYVDVRDVAKTAIELMENNIFGERFIIVAENNRYADLAKQIRTRLGLKEAKILARWQLNIGKWANTLFGWLIPKLRMITESNIEAISSFNTISNHKVKEKLNYQFIPIQESIDFHLNNYINDKKLKK, encoded by the coding sequence ATGGTTTTTGTAACGGGTGCAACCGGAATTCTGGGGAGAATAATCGTGCTGGAGCTTCTTAAAAGAGGTAAAAGCGTACGTGCTTCCAAAAGACCGGGCAGCAATTTAAACGAAGTAAGGCATTCATACAGCTTTTATACGGAGAATCCTGATGATTTTTTCAATAAGATAGAATGGGTTAATGTGGATTTTGATGATATTGATTCCTTAAAGGATGCTTTGAAAGGAGTAGATGAGGTCTACCACTGTGCCGCAAAAGTGAGCTTTCATCCCAAAGATGAGAAAGAAATGTACCATACGAATATTAAAGGTACTGAAAATCTGTTGTATGCCTGCGAAGATTCCAGTGTCAGAAAATTTCTGCATGTAAGCTCTGTAGCCGTTTTAGATAACTATAATGAGAAAGGAGAGCTTGATGAAGGTTCCGATTTCAATCCAAAATTAGAACATTCTGCCTATGCTATTTCCAAACACTTATCTGAAATGGAAGTCTGGAGAGCCTCAGCAGAAGGAATGAACGTAGTTATCATCAATCCTGGAATGATCGTAGGAAGTGGAAACTGGACACAAAGCAGCGGTGAGCTTTTCTCAACCTTTGAAGATAACAGCTTTACGTTTGCCGGCGGATCTGCTTATGTGGATGTGAGAGATGTTGCTAAAACTGCCATTGAACTGATGGAAAACAATATTTTTGGGGAACGTTTTATTATTGTTGCCGAAAATAACAGATATGCCGATCTGGCAAAACAGATCAGGACCCGATTGGGCCTTAAAGAAGCAAAAATTCTTGCAAGATGGCAATTAAACATAGGAAAATGGGCTAATACTCTTTTCGGATGGCTGATTCCTAAGCTTAGAATGATCACAGAATCCAATATTGAGGCTATCTCTTCATTCAACACCATTTCCAATCACAAAGTCAAGGAAAAACTGAATTATCAGTTTATTCCCATCCAAGAAAGCATAGACTTTCACCTGAACAATTATATTAACGACAAAAAGCTGAAGAAATGA
- a CDS encoding AMP-dependent synthetase/ligase — protein sequence MNLAEAIILKNVEKHPIKAAIGFKKKEEAWKELSWKKFSEIIFKTANALKGAGVQENDKVAIYSDNSSEWMIMDLAAMSIGAVTVPIYSTNNAEQAEYIIKDSGTKVILVGNQMQYDACLELLHKEDNYLETIIVSKKAVWIKKEFSSFYLEDFIAKASPKLEICKREYDDTATLIYTSGTTGIPKGVMLTHGNFIKAFDSHFEFFKFKNFEEELSLAFLPLSHVFERSWSLLCLYGGARVYFLEDPKNVAKALEEVKPTAMCAVPRFFQKVYAGVLEKAEEGSSLKKKIFDWALKTGWETAELRRNERPIPFGLKLKESVADMLVFSKIKEKMGGRLWFLPCGGASLSPEVTRFFESVGIHVTVGYGLTETTATLTLFPLTHFEHATSGKPLPGVEIRIGESDEIQARGNGIMKGYYNRPEETQKVFTEDGWFKTGDAGKLDDKGNLIITDRLKDLMKTSNGKYIAPQQIENLLTNNNFIQQIMLVAEGRQFVSALIVPNFEFLQDYIKKNNIPFTHWEDMVKNEKIINLYKDKIKELQNHLADYEKVKKFTLMPAEFDINTGEITPTLKVKRNVVLKKYADIIEKMY from the coding sequence ATGAATCTTGCAGAGGCAATAATCCTTAAAAATGTAGAAAAACATCCTATTAAAGCAGCCATTGGTTTTAAAAAGAAAGAAGAAGCCTGGAAAGAGCTGAGCTGGAAGAAATTCAGTGAAATTATTTTTAAAACCGCCAATGCACTAAAAGGAGCAGGTGTTCAGGAAAATGATAAAGTGGCTATTTATTCAGATAATTCATCTGAATGGATGATAATGGATTTGGCAGCAATGTCTATTGGAGCAGTTACTGTTCCAATTTATTCTACGAATAATGCTGAGCAGGCAGAATATATCATTAAAGATTCCGGAACGAAGGTGATCCTGGTAGGAAACCAAATGCAGTACGATGCCTGTCTGGAACTTTTACACAAAGAAGATAATTATCTTGAAACCATTATTGTTTCTAAAAAAGCAGTGTGGATCAAGAAAGAATTCAGCAGCTTTTATCTTGAAGATTTCATTGCCAAGGCTTCTCCAAAACTGGAGATCTGCAAAAGAGAATATGACGATACGGCTACGCTGATCTATACTTCGGGTACCACAGGAATACCTAAAGGGGTTATGCTTACCCATGGGAATTTCATCAAGGCATTCGATTCCCATTTTGAATTTTTTAAATTTAAAAACTTTGAAGAAGAGCTTTCATTGGCATTCTTACCATTAAGCCATGTTTTTGAAAGAAGCTGGAGTTTATTGTGCCTTTATGGTGGTGCAAGGGTTTATTTCCTTGAAGATCCGAAAAACGTAGCCAAAGCATTGGAGGAAGTAAAGCCTACTGCCATGTGTGCGGTACCGAGATTCTTCCAGAAAGTATATGCCGGAGTTCTTGAAAAAGCAGAAGAAGGTTCATCCTTAAAGAAAAAGATTTTTGATTGGGCTTTAAAAACCGGCTGGGAAACTGCAGAATTAAGAAGAAATGAAAGACCAATTCCTTTTGGGTTAAAATTAAAAGAATCTGTTGCAGATATGTTGGTCTTCAGTAAGATCAAGGAAAAAATGGGTGGAAGATTATGGTTTTTACCTTGTGGTGGAGCCTCACTATCTCCGGAAGTTACCAGATTCTTTGAATCTGTAGGGATCCATGTTACCGTTGGATATGGTTTAACAGAAACTACAGCTACCTTAACGCTTTTCCCTTTAACTCATTTTGAGCATGCAACAAGCGGTAAACCACTGCCAGGAGTAGAAATCCGTATTGGAGAAAGTGATGAGATCCAGGCCAGAGGAAACGGGATCATGAAAGGATATTATAACAGACCTGAAGAAACTCAGAAAGTATTTACAGAAGACGGCTGGTTTAAAACAGGTGATGCGGGTAAATTAGATGATAAAGGAAATCTGATTATTACAGACAGACTTAAGGATCTGATGAAAACTTCCAACGGAAAATATATCGCACCGCAACAGATTGAAAATCTTCTGACCAATAATAATTTCATTCAGCAGATTATGCTGGTAGCGGAAGGAAGACAGTTTGTATCTGCCTTAATTGTTCCGAATTTTGAGTTTTTACAGGACTATATTAAAAAGAACAATATACCATTCACCCATTGGGAAGATATGGTGAAAAACGAAAAGATAATCAACCTTTATAAAGATAAGATTAAAGAGCTGCAAAATCACCTTGCCGATTATGAGAAAGTGAAAAAATTCACGCTGATGCCGGCAGAATTTGACATCAATACAGGAGAAATCACCCCAACATTGAAAGTTAAAAGAAACGTGGTTCTTAAAAAATATGCAGATATTATAGAGAAGATGTATTAA
- a CDS encoding 5-(carboxyamino)imidazole ribonucleotide synthase, producing the protein MKIGILGGGQLGRMLIQSALKYDDEFYTLDPASDAPCHNISYFTQGNFNDYETVLNFGKDKDVVTIEIEHVNADALAELEKQGIRVVPNAGIIKTIQQKILQKEFYKKHNIPSPEFQVVWNSDEKIMMPLPFVQKMNTGGYDGKGVQVIKTEEDLQNLWKEASVIESLVDIDKELSVIVARNEKGETNTFPVTEMVADPKLNLLDFNVCPVLLTEDVQNQIDSITEKFLNAVNSPGLFAIELFLDKEGKVWVNETAPRLHNSGHQSQEGNTNSQFEQMYRVVKNLPLADTDAITYSGMLNLVGAEGYAGKVIYEGMEEVLKLPETYIHLYGKTETKPGRKMGHINVLADSREELMEKLVQVKGMVRVISE; encoded by the coding sequence ATGAAAATAGGAATTCTGGGAGGCGGACAGCTGGGAAGAATGCTGATACAAAGTGCTTTGAAGTATGATGATGAGTTTTATACTCTGGATCCGGCTTCTGATGCGCCATGCCATAATATCTCGTATTTTACACAAGGAAATTTCAATGACTATGAAACCGTTCTGAACTTTGGAAAAGACAAAGATGTGGTAACCATTGAAATAGAGCACGTAAATGCCGATGCTTTGGCTGAACTTGAAAAACAGGGAATCAGAGTGGTTCCTAATGCAGGTATCATCAAAACCATCCAGCAAAAGATCCTTCAGAAGGAATTTTACAAAAAGCATAATATTCCAAGCCCTGAATTCCAGGTAGTTTGGAACAGTGATGAAAAGATTATGATGCCATTGCCGTTTGTTCAGAAGATGAATACCGGCGGATATGACGGAAAAGGAGTACAGGTTATTAAGACAGAAGAAGACTTACAGAATCTATGGAAGGAAGCTTCAGTTATTGAAAGTCTTGTAGATATTGATAAAGAGCTTTCCGTTATTGTAGCCAGAAATGAAAAAGGAGAAACCAATACCTTTCCGGTAACGGAAATGGTAGCTGATCCAAAGCTGAATCTTTTAGACTTCAATGTATGTCCGGTTCTTCTGACGGAAGATGTTCAGAACCAGATTGATTCTATTACGGAAAAGTTCCTGAATGCGGTGAATTCTCCGGGATTATTCGCCATCGAATTATTCCTGGATAAAGAAGGGAAAGTTTGGGTAAACGAAACCGCTCCAAGACTGCACAATTCAGGCCACCAGAGCCAGGAAGGAAATACCAATTCTCAGTTCGAGCAAATGTATCGTGTAGTAAAAAATCTTCCTTTGGCAGATACGGATGCTATCACTTACAGCGGAATGTTAAATCTGGTAGGTGCAGAAGGATATGCCGGAAAAGTAATCTATGAAGGAATGGAAGAAGTCCTCAAGCTGCCTGAAACTTACATCCACTTATACGGAAAAACAGAAACCAAACCTGGAAGAAAAATGGGACACATCAATGTTCTTGCAGACTCCAGAGAAGAGCTTATGGAAAAGCTTGTACAGGTGAAAGGAATGGTGAGAGTGATTTCTGAATAA
- a CDS encoding nuclear transport factor 2 family protein, whose amino-acid sequence MNTITAIFVLCSGFCFAQQSQEIEKPIHSLFLGMKNADPELVKSAFAENAVLQTITQDGTVKGDNIQEFIDTVSKFSKGDLDERILIEAVHTDGNLATVFTPYSFYLKGKLSHCGANSFQLVKQNNEWKIHYIIDTRRKENCREIK is encoded by the coding sequence ATGAATACCATAACAGCAATATTTGTCTTATGCAGTGGTTTCTGTTTCGCACAGCAGAGTCAGGAAATAGAAAAACCTATACACAGCCTGTTTCTTGGCATGAAAAATGCAGACCCTGAACTTGTAAAATCAGCCTTTGCTGAAAATGCGGTTTTGCAGACTATTACACAAGATGGTACCGTAAAAGGTGACAATATACAGGAATTTATAGATACTGTTTCAAAGTTTTCAAAAGGTGACCTGGATGAAAGGATCCTAATAGAAGCTGTTCATACAGATGGAAATCTGGCCACCGTATTTACACCTTACAGTTTTTACCTGAAAGGGAAATTATCCCATTGCGGAGCCAATAGCTTCCAACTGGTGAAACAGAATAATGAATGGAAAATTCACTATATTATTGATACCCGGAGAAAGGAAAACTGTAGAGAAATAAAATAA
- a CDS encoding DUF1543 domain-containing protein — MKLFYVILGATPKGRNIEQHDVFFGIAENLKELVPDMKAFWKEAEGKIHIDCYQEVKFADGYEVKIVEKGEAPSENQLFFLNLGGYKPGFFEEFHEQHLMVGQSMGEIVKRAKATEFYKTMGFEGAVSHIDDKHGVDIDDIFNVNDILPASMKEKYSIALTKSEAENQENPMGLGYLKIDKIQ, encoded by the coding sequence ATGAAATTATTTTATGTGATTCTTGGGGCAACCCCTAAAGGAAGAAATATTGAACAGCACGATGTTTTTTTTGGGATTGCTGAAAACCTTAAGGAGCTTGTTCCTGATATGAAAGCCTTTTGGAAAGAAGCAGAAGGAAAGATTCATATTGACTGTTATCAGGAGGTTAAATTTGCTGATGGTTATGAAGTGAAGATTGTTGAAAAAGGTGAAGCTCCATCTGAAAATCAATTGTTCTTCCTTAATCTAGGAGGCTATAAGCCCGGATTTTTTGAAGAATTCCACGAGCAGCATCTGATGGTAGGACAGTCCATGGGCGAGATTGTAAAGAGAGCTAAAGCTACGGAGTTTTATAAGACCATGGGATTTGAAGGAGCCGTAAGCCATATTGATGATAAGCATGGAGTGGATATTGATGATATTTTCAATGTAAATGATATTCTTCCGGCATCTATGAAAGAAAAATATTCCATTGCTCTTACAAAATCTGAGGCTGAAAATCAGGAGAACCCAATGGGATTAGGGTATTTAAAAATTGATAAAATTCAATAA